The Cystobacter ferrugineus genome includes a window with the following:
- a CDS encoding HEAT repeat domain-containing protein has protein sequence MARGTNPEQLEDELVEACSSGDEARARALLLTRGEQPRKARALLEALLQAPDTRARQAAAFGLGELGGPASTRRLEQQLVLEEARGDHDGASVAEAITLALGRIEGASARASLRRRLERLASNNPNPADVNMVAYELWRRRHPDLIPSVRKSLERLVLPAPNVLNSLLVLLEKSPDELRAWALDPSIPIEDKTGVLALLEEDLPEALIAILHSFISAAHASCETAPGLKTAAVYYVERLCSLLLKHKERVLSALPAPLRSELRDMARKMIVATAPNSSLRAALLLQFVGQSEDAALLEAHRPAEPILAGAFDEAARVLRGHQEE, from the coding sequence ATGGCTCGCGGGACGAACCCGGAGCAGTTGGAAGACGAGCTGGTGGAGGCATGCTCCAGCGGGGACGAGGCCCGGGCGCGTGCCCTGCTGTTGACACGTGGCGAGCAACCTCGGAAGGCAAGAGCCTTGCTGGAGGCGCTGCTGCAAGCCCCTGATACGCGAGCACGACAAGCTGCGGCCTTTGGCTTGGGCGAACTCGGAGGTCCAGCCAGCACCAGGCGACTGGAACAACAGCTCGTTCTAGAAGAAGCCCGGGGAGATCACGATGGAGCATCCGTCGCGGAGGCCATTACCCTGGCGCTGGGACGCATCGAAGGAGCGAGTGCACGGGCGAGCCTGAGACGGAGACTGGAGCGGCTTGCCTCGAACAATCCAAACCCCGCGGACGTGAACATGGTGGCCTACGAACTTTGGAGAAGGCGCCATCCGGACCTGATCCCCTCTGTTCGGAAGAGCCTGGAACGGCTGGTGCTGCCAGCACCAAACGTCCTGAACAGCTTGCTTGTTCTCCTGGAGAAGTCACCCGACGAACTCCGCGCCTGGGCCCTCGACCCCTCGATTCCCATTGAAGACAAGACGGGAGTTCTCGCGCTTCTCGAGGAAGACTTGCCGGAAGCATTGATTGCCATCCTTCATTCGTTCATCTCCGCGGCCCATGCCTCGTGCGAGACGGCCCCGGGATTGAAGACGGCAGCCGTGTATTACGTCGAGCGTCTCTGCTCCCTGCTGCTCAAACACAAGGAGCGGGTCCTCTCCGCGCTTCCCGCGCCACTCCGCTCCGAGCTGCGCGACATGGCACGGAAGATGATTGTGGCCACTGCACCCAACAGTTCCCTGCGAGCCGCGCTCCTGCTCCAGTTCGTCGGCCAGTCCGAGGACGCAGCGCTGCTTGAGGCACATCGCCCAGCGGAGCCCATCCTGGCCGGGGCTTTCGATGAAGCCGCGAGGGTGTTGCGTGGCCACCAGGAAGAGTAA
- a CDS encoding NUDIX hydrolase, whose product MSDGRSWDGNWKVRLHERVRERGYDSLTAFAEAHPTLPLVELAQKLGEDDVNAVQVFSGLVAEAERRKQLTRLVRGQLVRELSESFPNGWPAVLDDANRFKVAKALGFWSAFTPEPHKERVDQVGDALLATPPPPGWRPRGPDDELLLTLLPDETA is encoded by the coding sequence ATGAGCGACGGACGTTCCTGGGACGGCAACTGGAAGGTCCGCCTCCACGAGCGGGTCCGTGAGCGCGGGTACGACTCACTCACCGCTTTTGCCGAGGCGCACCCTACCCTCCCGCTGGTTGAGCTGGCCCAGAAGCTTGGCGAAGACGACGTCAACGCGGTGCAGGTGTTCAGCGGGTTGGTGGCCGAGGCAGAACGAAGAAAACAGCTCACGCGCTTGGTGCGCGGACAACTCGTGCGTGAACTATCCGAGAGCTTCCCGAATGGATGGCCGGCCGTGCTGGACGACGCAAATCGTTTCAAGGTCGCCAAGGCGCTCGGATTCTGGTCTGCCTTCACCCCAGAACCCCATAAGGAACGAGTCGATCAGGTCGGCGATGCGCTCCTCGCCACTCCGCCACCGCCCGGGTGGCGCCCGCGCGGCCCCGACGACGAGCTGCTCCTCACACTCCTGCCCGACGAGACAGCCTGA
- a CDS encoding phosphoenolpyruvate carboxylase, whose product MPPIRHVDLPLRQDVRLLGQLLGEVIIEQEGQAVFELEERVRRLSIDRRRGPKSGRRAAASELAALLRRMPLSQAEPVLRAFSTYFRLVNLVEQNHRIRRTREHEVAGSRGPQRGSLEAVMQSLRQAGVSAARLREVLQSMRVTLTLTAHPTQAARRTVLEKTYRLARLLENRDRCQLTPREKADTHAAMREEISALWQTDELRRERPTVGDEVKNVLWYVEEVLAEQLALMPETLDWAFERAYGEPLGVLATPVRLHSWVGGDMDGNPLVTPEVFADTLRAHRARGLRALRTQIARLGWVLTQSERHTHVSEELQASLEQDARALPEVMARYGARTEGEPWRRKLRFIEGRLQAALVYVEGRRAGRTEPLPDAAYRSPADLLADLHLLERSLQEAKGGHAGVRKIQRLIALVRAVGFHLAELEVRAPAEDARSAAASLKGGPEPTEGGKRLLAVLHRMREAQSESGEGCCRTLILSMASSAEDVLAAFECARASGLWDEARGCATVDVVPLFEQLGALDDGPRVLRELFTHAEYRRHLTARGVQEVMVGYSDSGKEVGLLAASAALYRAQSALTQVAREAGVRLRLFHGRGETVARGGGPAQQAILALPPGSVGGTYKATEQGEALDHKYARPELARRTLELVLGGVLLHSLDAQPRLAPEEEPAFRAAFDELAEMGRRAYRALVWEDERFVPFFQAATPIEEIAALPIGSRPSKRAAGGLESLRAIPWVFSWTQNRAIIPGWYGVGSALEELGSRPGGLTLLTRMYRQWPYFHAVIDNVAMVLAKSDIAIASRYAALAPESTRPLWERIRAEYSRTRRWVKRVTGEKRLLANNRQLQQSIALRNPYIDPMSFLQVELLRRKRAGEDQCDRPLLLTLAGIAVGMRNTG is encoded by the coding sequence ATGCCTCCCATTCGTCACGTCGATCTGCCGTTGCGCCAGGACGTCCGGCTGCTGGGCCAACTGCTCGGGGAAGTGATCATCGAGCAGGAGGGTCAGGCCGTCTTCGAGCTGGAGGAGCGCGTGCGCCGCCTCTCCATCGATCGGCGACGGGGCCCCAAGTCCGGACGCCGGGCCGCCGCCTCGGAGCTGGCCGCGCTGCTGCGCCGTATGCCCCTGAGCCAGGCCGAGCCCGTGCTGCGCGCCTTCTCCACGTACTTCCGCCTCGTCAACCTCGTCGAGCAGAACCACCGCATCCGCCGCACCCGCGAGCACGAGGTCGCCGGCTCCCGGGGCCCCCAGCGGGGGTCGCTCGAGGCGGTGATGCAGTCCCTGCGGCAGGCGGGCGTGAGCGCCGCGCGGTTGCGCGAGGTGCTCCAGTCCATGCGCGTCACCCTCACCCTCACCGCGCACCCCACCCAGGCCGCTCGCCGCACGGTGCTGGAGAAGACGTACCGCCTCGCCCGGCTCCTCGAGAACCGCGACCGCTGCCAGCTCACCCCGCGCGAGAAGGCCGACACCCACGCGGCCATGCGCGAGGAGATCTCCGCCCTCTGGCAGACGGACGAGCTGCGGCGCGAGCGCCCCACCGTGGGCGACGAGGTGAAGAATGTCCTCTGGTACGTGGAGGAGGTGCTCGCCGAGCAGCTCGCGCTCATGCCCGAGACGCTCGATTGGGCCTTCGAGCGCGCCTATGGCGAGCCGTTGGGTGTGCTCGCCACCCCCGTGCGTCTGCACTCGTGGGTGGGCGGGGACATGGATGGCAACCCGCTGGTGACTCCCGAGGTGTTCGCGGACACCCTGCGCGCCCACCGCGCCCGCGGACTGCGCGCCCTGCGCACGCAGATCGCCCGGCTGGGTTGGGTGCTCACCCAGTCCGAGCGCCATACCCATGTCTCCGAGGAGCTCCAGGCCTCGCTCGAGCAGGACGCCCGCGCCCTGCCCGAGGTGATGGCCCGCTACGGCGCGCGCACCGAGGGCGAGCCCTGGCGCCGCAAGCTGCGCTTCATCGAGGGCCGGCTCCAGGCCGCCCTGGTCTACGTCGAGGGCCGCCGCGCGGGCCGCACCGAGCCGCTTCCCGATGCCGCCTACCGCTCGCCCGCGGATCTGCTCGCGGACCTGCATCTGCTCGAGCGCTCGTTGCAGGAGGCCAAGGGGGGACACGCGGGCGTGCGGAAGATTCAACGCCTCATCGCCCTGGTGCGCGCGGTGGGCTTCCACCTGGCCGAGCTGGAGGTGCGCGCCCCCGCCGAGGACGCGCGTAGCGCCGCCGCGTCCCTCAAGGGCGGTCCCGAGCCGACGGAGGGCGGCAAGCGCCTGCTGGCCGTGCTCCATCGCATGCGCGAGGCCCAGTCCGAGTCGGGCGAGGGCTGCTGCCGCACGCTCATCCTCTCCATGGCCTCCAGCGCCGAGGACGTGCTGGCGGCGTTCGAGTGCGCGCGGGCCTCGGGGTTGTGGGACGAGGCGCGCGGGTGCGCCACCGTGGACGTGGTGCCCCTCTTCGAGCAGCTCGGCGCGCTGGACGATGGGCCGCGCGTGCTGCGCGAGCTGTTCACCCATGCCGAGTACCGCCGGCACCTGACGGCCCGGGGCGTCCAGGAGGTGATGGTGGGCTACAGCGACTCGGGCAAGGAGGTGGGGCTGCTCGCCGCGAGCGCCGCGCTCTACCGCGCTCAGTCCGCGCTCACCCAGGTGGCGCGCGAGGCGGGGGTGCGGCTGCGCCTCTTCCACGGCCGCGGCGAGACGGTGGCGCGCGGCGGTGGGCCCGCCCAGCAGGCCATCCTCGCGCTGCCCCCGGGCAGCGTCGGCGGCACCTACAAGGCCACCGAGCAGGGCGAGGCGTTGGATCACAAGTATGCCCGGCCCGAGCTGGCCCGGCGCACCCTGGAGCTGGTGCTGGGTGGCGTGCTGCTGCACTCGCTCGACGCGCAGCCACGCCTGGCCCCGGAGGAGGAGCCCGCCTTCCGCGCCGCCTTCGACGAGCTGGCGGAGATGGGCCGCCGCGCCTACCGCGCGCTCGTCTGGGAGGACGAGCGCTTCGTGCCCTTCTTCCAGGCGGCCACCCCCATCGAGGAGATCGCCGCGCTGCCCATCGGCTCGCGTCCCAGCAAGCGCGCCGCCGGAGGCCTCGAGTCCCTGCGCGCCATCCCCTGGGTGTTCTCCTGGACGCAGAACCGCGCCATCATCCCCGGCTGGTACGGGGTGGGCTCGGCGCTGGAGGAGCTGGGCTCGCGTCCCGGGGGCCTCACGCTGCTCACGCGCATGTACCGGCAGTGGCCCTACTTCCACGCCGTCATCGACAACGTGGCCATGGTGCTCGCCAAGTCGGACATCGCCATCGCCTCGCGCTACGCGGCGCTGGCGCCCGAGTCCACGCGGCCCTTGTGGGAGCGCATCCGCGCCGAGTACTCGCGCACCCGCCGCTGGGTGAAGCGGGTGACGGGTGAGAAGCGCCTGCTCGCCAACAACCGCCAGCTCCAGCAGAGCATCGCCCTGCGCAATCCCTACATCGATCCCATGTCCTTCCTCCAGGTGGAGCTGCTGCGGCGCAAGCGCGCGGGAGAGGACCAGTGCGATCGGCCCCTGTTGCTCACGCTCGCCGGCATCGCCGTGGGCATGCGCAACACGGGGTGA
- a CDS encoding C40 family peptidase: protein MALRNTVSLAASSFLFALSFVGCNAGPEAWEEGAPSEGAGVEQHELCSRPTDYPWEEPDFANVKNAITVARDQICKPYVQGSAGPDGFDSPGLVYYAYSQAGFNVPRVDTWAIGSWGRRVSPLEKRPGDLIIYRSCAAGNISHVSLYVGRNKSTGAPQEIKAFHAEDGVGVYENPSPCTIPASAIRVEG from the coding sequence ATGGCTTTGCGCAACACCGTGTCCCTCGCCGCGTCATCGTTCCTCTTCGCGCTGTCCTTCGTCGGCTGTAACGCGGGTCCCGAGGCGTGGGAGGAAGGTGCTCCATCGGAGGGAGCGGGCGTCGAGCAACACGAGTTGTGCTCGCGCCCGACGGACTATCCGTGGGAGGAGCCGGACTTCGCCAACGTCAAGAATGCGATCACGGTGGCGCGCGATCAGATCTGCAAGCCGTATGTGCAGGGGAGCGCGGGCCCGGATGGGTTCGACAGCCCGGGCCTGGTCTATTACGCCTACAGCCAGGCGGGCTTCAATGTGCCGCGGGTGGACACCTGGGCCATTGGCTCCTGGGGCCGCCGCGTGAGCCCCTTGGAGAAGCGCCCGGGGGATCTCATCATCTACCGCTCCTGCGCCGCGGGGAACATCTCGCACGTGTCGCTCTACGTCGGGCGCAACAAGAGCACCGGCGCCCCGCAGGAGATAAAGGCCTTCCACGCGGAGGACGGCGTGGGCGTGTATGAGAACCCGTCGCCGTGCACCATTCCCGCCTCCGCCATCCGGGTGGAGGGCTGA
- a CDS encoding DUF2378 family protein has translation MTSDKLVYAGTVEALFLRALENRLTPACRQRLKDAGLDLEQKLSPTYTLDQWKQFLRIAADHVYAGMPAEAAYYSLGERFIDGYFSTLFGRALLGMARLMGPRRTLTQARLCFRTSANCSEVRIVERGPMEVEVWLTDIGADLPTFVAGVLARTTELSGGQRVVALPEGFDGQSATYHVRWSEQTDTAVEAALVPPPSVGGRAPESHPPA, from the coding sequence ATGACCAGCGACAAGCTCGTCTACGCAGGAACCGTCGAAGCGCTCTTCCTCCGAGCCCTCGAGAACCGCCTCACGCCCGCATGCAGGCAGCGGCTGAAGGACGCGGGGTTGGATCTGGAGCAGAAGCTGTCTCCCACCTACACCCTCGATCAGTGGAAGCAGTTCCTGCGGATCGCGGCCGACCACGTCTACGCGGGGATGCCCGCGGAGGCGGCGTACTACTCGCTCGGTGAGCGGTTCATCGATGGGTACTTCTCCACCCTCTTCGGGCGCGCGCTGCTCGGGATGGCCCGGCTGATGGGTCCCCGGAGGACGCTGACGCAGGCAAGGCTGTGTTTCCGCACGAGCGCCAATTGCAGTGAGGTGCGAATCGTGGAGCGGGGGCCGATGGAGGTGGAGGTGTGGCTGACGGACATCGGCGCCGATCTGCCGACGTTCGTGGCGGGAGTGCTGGCCCGGACGACGGAGCTGTCCGGCGGGCAGCGTGTGGTGGCGCTCCCCGAGGGCTTCGACGGCCAGTCCGCCACCTACCACGTGCGCTGGTCCGAGCAGACCGACACCGCCGTGGAGGCCGCGCTCGTCCCTCCGCCCTCCGTGGGTGGGCGGGCCCCCGAGTCCCATCCTCCGGCGTAG
- a CDS encoding DEAD/DEAH box helicase: protein MQTIESPRAPLAALLPDRSAGPLASDDILTRFVGWVESTGLSLYPAQEEAILELLGGKHLFLKTPTGSGKSLVAMALHFKAMAEGKVSFYTCPIKALVNEKFFALCEAFGAENVGLLTGDAAINREAPIICCTAEILSNLALRDAMLRADYVVMDEFHYYADRERGIAWQLPLITLPSTTFLMMSATLGDTHLIEEKLQEFTGREVASVRSAVRPVPLDFEYRETPLHETLQELIRQGKAPIYLVNFSQRAAAEQAQNLMSVDFSTKEEKEAIRQALLEAPFDTPYGKDFQRFLRHGIGMHHAGLLPKYRLLVERLAQTGLLKVISGTDTLGVGVNIPIRTVLFTQLFKFNGEKLATLSVRDFQQIAGRAGRKGFDTQGSVVAQAPEHVIENVKIAQKEAKGGKRLPRKPPPQKGFVNYDKNTFERLQTGLPEPLESRFEVTHGFLLNLLQSEMVGGAEGYQRLVRLVFRSHGSEYIKRRNLKEAAACFRTLRNAGLVIVRKGEGGSGASVAVAPGLQRDFSLNQTLSLYLLDTLNKLEHESETYALDVVTLAESILENPEVVLYAQLHELKGQKIAEMKARGMEYDERMAELDKLEWPKPNRDFIYTTFNAFADKHPWVGAENIRPKSILRDMYERYMSFHDYVREYGLQRSEGVLMRYLGDCYKALTQTIPERYRNDELKDIIEWLRAMIRHVDQSLLDEWERLKNPGEAILPRAEAPERRPQDLTDDPRAFAAHVRNELYRLVRMLGLRRYADAVALLRLDAGGEAWTAAKLEAAMAPYFEEHGSLVLTPQARRPAYTLLKETGPRQWDAQQRLLDPEGHGDWMLDCAIDLTDRKVDDGPLLILRRIGT, encoded by the coding sequence ATGCAGACGATTGAATCCCCCCGGGCGCCGCTCGCGGCCCTGCTACCCGACCGCTCCGCCGGCCCCCTGGCCTCCGATGACATCCTCACCCGCTTCGTCGGCTGGGTGGAGTCCACGGGCTTGTCCCTCTACCCGGCGCAGGAGGAGGCCATCCTCGAGCTGCTCGGGGGCAAGCACTTGTTCCTCAAGACGCCCACCGGCTCGGGCAAGTCGCTCGTCGCCATGGCGCTGCACTTCAAGGCCATGGCCGAGGGCAAGGTGTCCTTCTACACCTGCCCCATCAAGGCGCTCGTCAACGAGAAGTTCTTCGCCCTGTGCGAGGCCTTCGGCGCCGAGAACGTGGGCCTGCTCACCGGTGACGCGGCCATCAACCGCGAGGCGCCCATCATCTGCTGCACCGCGGAGATCCTCTCCAACCTCGCCCTGCGCGACGCCATGCTGCGCGCCGACTACGTGGTGATGGACGAGTTCCACTACTACGCGGACCGCGAGCGCGGCATCGCCTGGCAGCTTCCGCTCATCACCCTGCCGTCCACCACGTTCCTGATGATGTCGGCCACGCTGGGCGACACGCACCTCATCGAGGAGAAGCTCCAGGAGTTCACCGGCCGCGAGGTGGCGAGCGTGCGCAGCGCCGTGCGCCCGGTGCCCCTGGACTTCGAGTACCGCGAGACGCCCCTGCACGAGACCCTCCAGGAGCTCATCCGTCAGGGCAAGGCGCCCATCTACCTGGTGAACTTCTCGCAGCGCGCCGCGGCCGAGCAGGCGCAGAACCTGATGAGCGTGGACTTCTCCACCAAGGAGGAGAAGGAGGCCATCCGTCAGGCGCTGCTGGAGGCGCCCTTCGATACGCCCTACGGCAAGGACTTCCAGCGCTTCCTGCGCCACGGCATCGGCATGCACCATGCCGGCCTGTTGCCCAAGTACCGGCTGCTCGTGGAGCGGCTGGCGCAGACGGGTCTGCTCAAGGTCATCAGCGGCACGGACACGCTGGGCGTGGGGGTGAACATCCCCATCCGCACGGTGCTCTTCACCCAGCTCTTCAAGTTCAACGGCGAGAAGCTCGCCACGCTGAGCGTGCGCGACTTCCAGCAGATCGCCGGCCGCGCGGGCCGCAAGGGCTTCGACACCCAGGGCAGCGTGGTGGCCCAGGCGCCCGAGCACGTCATCGAGAACGTGAAGATCGCCCAGAAGGAGGCCAAGGGCGGCAAGCGTCTGCCCCGCAAGCCTCCGCCGCAGAAGGGCTTCGTCAACTACGACAAGAACACCTTCGAGCGCCTGCAGACGGGACTGCCCGAGCCGCTCGAGTCGCGCTTCGAGGTGACGCACGGCTTCCTGCTCAACCTGTTGCAGAGCGAGATGGTGGGCGGCGCCGAGGGCTATCAGCGCCTGGTGCGGCTCGTCTTCCGCTCGCATGGCTCGGAGTACATCAAGCGGCGCAACCTCAAGGAGGCCGCGGCGTGCTTCCGCACCCTGCGCAACGCGGGGCTGGTGATCGTGCGCAAGGGGGAGGGCGGCTCGGGCGCGAGCGTGGCGGTGGCGCCGGGTCTGCAGCGTGACTTCTCGCTCAACCAGACGCTGTCGCTCTATCTCCTGGACACGCTCAACAAGCTGGAGCACGAGTCGGAGACGTACGCGCTGGACGTGGTGACGCTCGCGGAGTCCATCCTGGAGAACCCCGAGGTGGTGCTCTACGCGCAGCTCCACGAGCTCAAGGGCCAGAAGATCGCCGAGATGAAGGCGAGGGGCATGGAGTACGACGAGCGCATGGCGGAGCTGGATAAGCTCGAGTGGCCCAAGCCCAACCGGGACTTCATCTACACCACCTTCAACGCCTTCGCGGACAAGCACCCGTGGGTGGGCGCGGAGAACATCCGGCCCAAGTCCATCCTGCGCGACATGTACGAGCGGTACATGTCGTTCCACGACTACGTGCGCGAGTACGGCCTGCAGCGCAGCGAGGGCGTGCTCATGCGCTACCTGGGGGACTGCTACAAGGCCCTCACCCAGACGATTCCCGAGCGCTACCGCAACGACGAGCTCAAGGACATCATCGAGTGGCTGCGGGCGATGATCCGCCACGTCGACCAGAGCCTCCTGGACGAGTGGGAGCGGCTGAAGAACCCGGGCGAGGCAATCCTCCCGCGCGCCGAGGCCCCCGAGCGCCGTCCGCAGGATCTCACCGACGATCCCCGGGCCTTCGCGGCGCACGTGCGCAACGAGCTGTACCGGCTGGTGCGCATGCTCGGCCTGCGGCGCTACGCCGACGCGGTGGCGCTGCTGCGCCTGGACGCGGGCGGCGAGGCGTGGACCGCGGCGAAGCTGGAGGCGGCCATGGCGCCGTACTTCGAGGAGCACGGCAGCCTGGTGCTCACGCCCCAGGCCCGCCGGCCCGCGTACACCCTGCTCAAGGAGACGGGTCCGCGGCAGTGGGACGCCCAGCAGCGCCTGCTGGATCCCGAGGGCCATGGCGACTGGATGCTCGACTGCGCCATCGACCTGACCGACCGCAAGGTGGATGACGGGCCGCTGCTCATCCTGCGCCGCATCGGCACCTGA
- a CDS encoding GNAT family N-acetyltransferase, translating into MQPTPTRTPAPDAPTFRIRRARRGDSESLATLLREMGYPHGSDAQTVHWVISHPEIEIFVAADAQDRPVGMVSLSHRPQLRLRGRIATVDELVVTESWRRRGVGRALIQQVIERCGARALSVKRIEVSAYAQEALQNFYASCGFEFVDRTVMRYTEFEGQHG; encoded by the coding sequence GTGCAACCGACGCCCACCCGAACCCCTGCTCCCGACGCGCCGACCTTCCGAATCCGCCGTGCGCGCCGGGGTGACTCCGAGAGCCTCGCCACGCTGCTGCGTGAGATGGGCTACCCCCATGGCTCGGATGCCCAGACGGTCCACTGGGTCATCAGCCATCCGGAAATCGAAATCTTCGTGGCGGCCGACGCACAGGATCGTCCCGTGGGGATGGTGTCCCTGTCGCACCGGCCGCAGCTACGGCTGCGCGGGCGCATCGCCACGGTGGACGAGCTGGTGGTGACGGAGAGCTGGCGGCGCCGCGGCGTGGGCCGGGCCCTCATCCAGCAGGTCATCGAGCGGTGTGGTGCCCGGGCCCTGAGCGTCAAGCGCATCGAGGTGAGCGCCTACGCCCAAGAGGCCCTGCAGAACTTCTACGCGTCGTGCGGCTTCGAGTTCGTGGACCGCACGGTGATGCGCTACACCGAGTTCGAGGGCCAGCACGGCTGA
- a CDS encoding TIGR02266 family protein encodes MTTKSADMTESPAALYANRRSHERVAATFDVRFEQTQDAARALRAYSLNLSAGGLCLRTRRSYDVGSRVRLQMSVGGEDFELEGIISWVRDDAEAIGVRFVDVKEEDQLRLQRVVGSFKR; translated from the coding sequence ATGACCACCAAGTCTGCCGATATGACGGAGTCACCGGCGGCGCTGTACGCCAACCGGAGATCTCACGAGCGGGTGGCCGCGACGTTCGATGTCCGCTTCGAGCAGACCCAGGACGCGGCGCGCGCCTTGCGGGCCTACTCGCTCAACCTCTCGGCGGGAGGCTTGTGCCTGCGCACGCGCCGCTCCTACGACGTGGGCTCGCGCGTGCGCCTGCAGATGTCCGTGGGCGGCGAGGACTTCGAGCTCGAGGGCATCATCTCGTGGGTGCGTGATGATGCCGAGGCGATCGGCGTGCGCTTCGTGGACGTGAAGGAAGAGGATCAGCTGCGCCTGCAGCGCGTGGTGGGCAGCTTCAAGCGCTAG